The genomic stretch GCCCTCACCGCCTCCTTGGTCTCCGAGGACGACCGGCGGACCTTGACCAAGACGGTCGGCCGCCCCGGCTTCGACGAGGGCGACGCGGCGCACGTACGCAGTCTCATGGAGTCCAGCGGCGCCCGCCGGAAGGTCGAAGACATGATCACCGAGCGGCTGGCGCTGGCGCATCGGGCGCTGGACAGCGTCCCCCTGCCCCATGCCACGTACACGGCGCTGCGCGACCTGGCGACCTCATCTGCCAACCGCCCCCTCTGACCACGAAGCGAGCACCCCACCATGACCACCTCCACCACTCCTCGCTACACCGAAGCGACACTCGACGCCCTCCGCCACCAGGGCGACCCGCTGGCGGACGACACCGTGGCCGCCATGTTCGAGAAGGGAGAAGTAAAGGACTTCAACACCCTGATGCGCTTCTTCAGCACCGCGGGAACCCGCCTTCCCGAAGGGCTCCCGGCCTCCGCCGCCTCGTTCCTCCAGACCACCGGCATGCCTCCCTCCTGGGTGGACTGGGACCTGATGGAGCGCGCCAGGCTGTTCTTCATGGACAACGCCGCGCACATCAACACCGGCCTGTCCTTCGCCGCGATGCCGACCACGTACGCCATCCCCCGCGTGGCCCGGCTGCTGGCCTCGACCCACTCGATGGACTATCCCTCGCGCCGCATGGCGGACACCGGCCAGTTCGTCACCTACCTCATGCAGACCAACGCCTTCGAGGAGGGCAGCAAGTTCATCCCAGCCGCCCAGAAAGTCCGGTTGCTGCACGCTGCGATCCGCTACCACCTGACCCGCTCCGACCACTGGGACGCGGCCCAGGACGGTGTGCCACTGTGCCAGGAAGACATGATCGGCGGTCAGATCTTCTTCTCCATCCTCGTCCTGGACGCCATGCACCGTCTGGGCATCCACATGAGTGAGGAGAGCGCGGAAGCGTACTACTACGCCTGGAGGGTCGTCGGCACGATCCTGGGCTGCGACATGGAGGCGGCTCCCCGCAACCTCGCGGAGGCACGCGAGTACGCCGACCTCTACTTGCTACGCAACCTCGGCCCGTCGGAGGACGGTGTACGCCTCAACCAGCAGCTGGTGAAGATGTACGAGGACGTGGTCCCCGGCACCCTGTTCGACCCGATCGTCGCCGCCACCATCCGCTTCCTGGTCGGCGACACCATCGGTGACTGGCTCCAGCTCGCCCGTACCCCCTGGGACACGGTCGCCAAGGCGATCCCGCACGTCCTGAACGCCCTGGAGACCATCGAGGACAGCAGCCCGCTGGGCGAATGGGCGCTCGACAGGGCGGGCAGCCTCCTGACCACCTTCGAACTGGCCTCCCTCACCCGCGGCCGGGTCATGCAGTACGCGATCCCGGAAGAGCTGAAGTCGGAGTACGGCGTCCGCTCCCAGCGCTCCCGCACCCACCGCTGGACACCCCCGGCGTCGACCATGGTCTGACGGTCCAGGCACATCGGGCGAGGCCGGCCGCGCCGTTCCCCCCTGACACGGTGGGGCAGGCACCAGTCCCGCTCCTTCGCGCTGCCGCCCGGTCTGCGGTGGATCTGTCGATCAGGGTGAGGACGTCGTGGCCGGGCGTGCCGAGAGACTGGCGTACCTGGTCCTGCGGGCCGTGGACATAGCGAACGTCCCGCGTCATGGGATGTTGTAGGCGTACTCGGCGATTCGGTGGTCGCAGATGCCGGGAAGGTTGCGGGTCAGATGCAGGGAGAGCAGTTGGCGGGAGCGACGTCGGACGCCGTTCTCGCCGTCGAACAGCGAAGTTTCGGCCACCGCTTCGTGGTAGCGCTGGGCGGCGTGTCCGGGGATGTCCAGGGTGGAGACAGGTGCTTGGACAGGAAGTGTGCGCTGACGGTGCACAGGGCCGGGCTCAGGTGCGGTGCCACGGTGGCGGCTTGGTGGGCGTCGGTGGCGGCCTCAAGGGCTACATCGTAGGCAGGTGATGCCGGTGGCCGGTCCGGAGGCCAGCTCTGCGGTGCCCAGTTCGTACGGCACCGTGGTGCGGGACTCGGCGGCCATCGGCTGGTCCAGTGCGTCCCGCAGACAGGCGGCCGCCACCTCGGGGGCGCCCTGGCCCTGGGCCTACCAGGCCGCCTCCCGCAGCACGTCCCCGTGACAGGGCTGAACGGAAAATCAACGCTCAGCCATGCAGGCGGCAGCATCCGGATGCCGGAAGTGGGGGCGAGGGTGACCTGTTGGGCGAGATG from Streptomyces roseochromogenus subsp. oscitans DS 12.976 encodes the following:
- a CDS encoding oxygenase MpaB family protein, translating into MTTSTTPRYTEATLDALRHQGDPLADDTVAAMFEKGEVKDFNTLMRFFSTAGTRLPEGLPASAASFLQTTGMPPSWVDWDLMERARLFFMDNAAHINTGLSFAAMPTTYAIPRVARLLASTHSMDYPSRRMADTGQFVTYLMQTNAFEEGSKFIPAAQKVRLLHAAIRYHLTRSDHWDAAQDGVPLCQEDMIGGQIFFSILVLDAMHRLGIHMSEESAEAYYYAWRVVGTILGCDMEAAPRNLAEAREYADLYLLRNLGPSEDGVRLNQQLVKMYEDVVPGTLFDPIVAATIRFLVGDTIGDWLQLARTPWDTVAKAIPHVLNALETIEDSSPLGEWALDRAGSLLTTFELASLTRGRVMQYAIPEELKSEYGVRSQRSRTHRWTPPASTMV